The window CTTCTGCCTTGCTGGTTTCCCTCTTTCTATGTTTAGCTAACTCAGGCCAGCAAGCTCTCTGATGCACACTGTCATTGACAACCCAGGACCTGCTCGCCTTACACGTGATTATGAATGGAGGTGCTCAGACTTAAGAGTCTtctaaaaaaacaatgtaaagaAAGTATTCTGTGAAACACAACCAGCCAGTTTAGCCCCAGATAGTTGTATACTCATGTTCTCTCCATAACTTTATTAACCTGAGTCTTGTCTAGTAAATTTGCCTTTaaccttttttctgtcttactGACTGTTTTTACACAGGGAAGCGGAGGGCTTCAAAGAGCAAGGCAATGCCTTTTATATCAAGAAGGATTACGCAGAAGCATTCAATTATTACACTAAGGCCATTGGTAAATATCCCTAAATAATTTGTATCACTCTTTGTGTTAGTCACCCAGATGATGCTGATGTCTTGTGTGGGTAAGAAATAAAGTTTGAattctgtgcttgtgtttgagaCCCCGTCAGCTCATCCTCAACACTCCACACCTTtgtaaagtttgtttttgtgatgtgcTTATTTAGTCATTAGTCTAAATAGTGTTATCTTTTGTGTTGCATAAGGTGCTGTAGCTCAGGTTTTATCATACAGTCTCATGTTGTATAATGACCATTAAAttaatcttgaatcttgaatcgTTTGCAGACATGTGTCCGAAGAATGCAAGTTACTATGGAAACCGGGCAGCCACACTAATGATGCTGTGTCGGTACAGAGAGGCTTTAGAGGATTCCCAGCAAGCAGTACGACTAGATAACTCCTTCATGAAGGTATGTTGTGGGGAAACAAACAGTTAAATTCTGTCAAAGGGAAGATTATACACATTCCTTGTGTCTACCTCTTCTACTGATGCTTTGCTAAATGATTTcctaaattttaaaaaacttaaatgctgtgtgttgctgtggaCAGTGTGCTGAGTGTAGCAGTGATGTGAGTAAAAAACACAAGTAATACTTACTTGGCTCCTGCATACATAAGTTACAGCACATAACTGTAGTAGGTCAGTGAATAATCAGTTGTTGCTACATGGTCACTAGCATTATGATTTTGCAGAAGGGATAAAAAGATGCATCGCAAAGAAGTTAAGTTAGAGCTAgctgtgtatgttttttaaacACAGTGCCCAAATGACTTCAGCATAAGTGATTACTGAGGgaccttttcatttcagtttctgaACTGTAAGTCTCTTACGCACAGGGCCATCTGCGAGAGGGCAAGTGCCACCTGTCCCTTGGCAATGCTATGGCTGCCAGCCGCTGTTTCCAGAGGGTTCTGGAGCTGGAGCCTGACAATAGCCAGGCTCAGCAGGAGGTGAGTCAGCCTCTGTTTGACAGAGCATGATCTGACAACTTGGACATGATTATCACCTATCAGATAAGCTTTGGCCAAACTAGTGCAAATAAAGTATCAGTCTGATACTGAGCGGTTTAAGAGGAGATTAGCTAGAATTACTTTTAATTCTCAATGAGAAAGCCAAGAGGCAAGTTGTAGGTTTTCACATTAgttcttttgtttactttgatgTGAATTTTACAAGCACTTGACAGAGAAGTAGCTGAGAAGAGAGGCCAGTGGTATCTGTAAAGCAATTAACTCACtactattcttcttcttcttcttcttcttttacgTTGCCACTGAATACCACAAATTCCTTTGTCAGCTGAAGAATTCAGAATCCATCCTTGAATACGAGAGAATGGCTGAGATTGGATTTGAGAAGAGAGACTACAGAATGGTAAACTCCAGTGTCACTTCATTTTGTCAGTTGCATGCCAGTTGTTACAGATATATCAAGCGACGCAGATTGCAAGTAtgctgtggttgtttttttagGTTGTTTTTTGCATGGACCGTGCCTTGGAGCCTGCCTCAGCCTGTCACAGGTTCAAGATACTGAAGGCAGAGTGCTTAGCCCTGCTGGGACGCTACCCTGAAGCTCAGTCTGTAGCCAAGTAAGACAACATCATTGGAAAATACTATGCTTCACTCACTTATTTCTTTGACATTATTGGAATTTGTCACAGTTGGCACAGAACGAAAGCAGAGCAAGATGCAGAATGGTACATGTGCGATACCAACTCGAAACAGTATTCATAGTCACATGGTAAAGTACTTATCCATCGGGCACAACAGAAGGCTTACATTCCTGGCTTGAAAGTAGTAATGACAAATGTGCAAAAGTCAGATGCAACTATGGAGCcagaataattaattaaatgttagGCTGACTGCACCAGTTTCgctgtgatttttttaagcTGACTCATCTTTGGTGAGCACAAGTCCCAGACTACTTAAATGCATTGGCTTTAACATCTGATGCTTTCAAAAACTTTATGctgaaatttgtgtttttatgtttctcaACAGTTTCAAAAATCTTGATCTTTAATTTGCATTTACATGCCACGTGCCTGAAATTGATCATCTCATCGTGTTAATTTGACAGTGAGGATTCTTTGGGTTGTGCCTTCACGGACTGTGTGgaactttctctgttttcacactggGGAAAGTCGCTCTTATGACTTATAGCAAGGAATGAGTAACTTTGGCTGGTACTCTCCTTTAATTCTGGATATTTCTATTACCACACTTGTGATCAGTTGCTGCATGATGTCATCACTGCAGGGAAGCACAGATTCCTGTGGGTTTTAGATGTGAACTAAACCTTTAAAGACGATTGCCTAAAATGCCAAATAATATGTGccttttttggtttctttttgtgtgttttctgtttgcattaATCAGAATTATTTGTTCTCATTTAGTGATATCCTGCGAATGGACCCAACTAATGCAGATGCACTGTACGTGCGTGGACTTTGTCTATATTATGAGGACTGCATTGACAAGGCTGTCCAGTTCTTTGTCCAGGCCCTGCGTATGGCTCCTGACCATGAGAAGGCTCGTCTTGCATGCAGAGTGAGTAATTCAGCAGATGACgtgttttttaaatcaaataaaaaaatctttgtctgttttggagCGTTTTTCTTTAAACACGGTGGTTAACTTTGCAAAtttaagaaaatacaacattggTTGGTGTTTTCTCAACCGTTTTAGGTCTAATTGCCATTTGACATTGCTGTTAAGGTAGCCCAGAGTTACGTTTGAGTTTTTTCTGTGTATTGTCTTCCCAGAATGCCAAAGCACTAAAAGccaagaaggaggaggggaacaAGGCGTTCAAGGAGGGAAACTATGAGGCAGCCTTTGAGCTGTACTCTGAGGCACTAACAATAGACCCCAACAACATCAAGACTAATGCCAAGCTGTACTGTAACAGGGCCACCGTTGGATCTAAGGTGAGGAACATCCAAAGCAGACACCACTGATTGCATCAATATCTCACTAGTTAATTTGGGTGGTCAGCTGTTAAATGAACTAAAATGTCTTTGGCAGCTATTTATGAAAAGCTGCTGGGAGATAATCTGTTGCTCCATGAGTATCCAAGCTGGCATACttgtacacattttaaatttttggcAGCAGGTACTTGAATATTGCAAAGTATAGCAACTctgacaaaatacagaaaaggaaagacaacAGGCAACAGTGACTTGTGTTCACCTGATGCATTCTTGAGAATGGTAGATGAATCCTCGGCTTGTTGCAGTCATACGTTGATATAATCACTACAAGTCATCACACTtgtattacacacacactcatttagATATTTCATATGTTAGCACAGGCACAGAGTTTGAAAAGTTCTCATTAGATTCCCTTTGACAGAATATAGTAAAAAGTTTTGGTATCTTgctattttgtacttttttcccGTCGCTTCAGGTCCGCtactcttcttcctctgtgtctgtctcacatGGTCATGtggtctttttttcctttttctttgaaAGCTGAAGAAACTAGAACAGGCCGTTGAAGACTGTACGAAGGCCATTAAACTGGATGAGACCTACATCAAGGCCTATTTACGGAGAGCACAGTGGTACGTTCAGGTTTTCTAACTTGCTTGTAATATCAGGGTGAATATGGAAACGGAGTATAACAAATTGACGATATGCAGTCTGATCTCGGGCAACATGATTGTACAAAGAATCTTACATGAGTTGTTTACAAATGATtgcagtctgtttttatttatactttactCGGTATCCCACATTTTTTGGAATCCTGGttgtatattgtattttatttacatatatggACAAACAGGAGGCAGTAATGTTATCATtatctgaaatattttatgtgttGTATGAACTGGTTCGAGAAGCAATAACAGACTTGTGCGtactctgctgcagctacaTGGACACAGAGCAGTATGAAGAGGCCGTGCGAGACTATGAGAAGGTTTAccagacagagaagacaaaaggTGAGTATCGAACTCCACAGCTTTCAGCATATTTCATCCATGTTTTGCTTAATTGTTTATCTcaacctttttgtctttttttgtgctcTAGAACACAAGCACCTCCTGAAAAATGCCCAGCTGGAGTTGAAGAAAAGCAAGCGGAAAGATTACTACAAAGTGCTTGGGGTGGATAAGAACGCCACAGAAGACGAGATCAAGAAAGCTTACCGCAAACGGGCGCTTTTACATCACCCAGGTGCTTAACTGAACAGAAACTTTcccctaaaaataaaataatcattatgCAGTTCTACATAACCAAGCGTGTGTAGAGGTGGCCTGAATAAGTTGGTGTTTTGTTCCGTCTCTTCAGACCGTCACAGCGGAGCTAGTCCTGAGGTgcagaaggaagaggagaagaagttCAAGGAGGTGGGCGAGGCTTTCAGCGTGCTTTCAGACGCAAAGAAAAAGTTACGGTACGACAGCGGTCAGGATCTGGAGGATGACGGCATGAACATGGGAGGTCAGCACCTGGGCAAGCATTGGGGTGGGAGGTCTCAAGGATGGACAGATCgaagtacaagtacaatgtCAATGAGCAACCTTTTGGATCACcaaacagctgttgtttttatgatgagtgtgtggctgtgctgatatttgttctttttctccctACCAGATTTTGATGCCAACAACATTTTCAAGGCATTTTTTGGCGGCCCGGGAGGTTTCAGTTTTGAAGGTAACTTTATGTACTGTTTGTATGTAAAAAGATGTGAGAAATCATTCTAATACCCTCAGTTATTgacatgtttgctgtttgtttcagcatCTGGACCAGGAAATTTCTTCTTCCAGTTTGGCTAATTGGAGGATCCGTCTACCTAAACATTTACTACATCAGGACTTTTCAACAATGTCAACCCCGTCAACCCACCATCCATATTTAATGACTGACTACAAGTCATATTTTTGTCTATGCCattgactgaatgaatgcaaCCCAATGACCACATGCAACCAATGATTTAAAGCCTGTAGGGCGATGACACTAAGGCGGCTCAGACTGAGTTGATAGTGTTTTGGATTTGGTTTTCTTCCTTCCAGAATGAAATAAACTTTATAGTCTGTAATAGCTAACAACCCTGGTTGAAATGTTCTCTCAATTTCTGGAGACAGGAGAGATTGTGCAGCTATTGAATCAGAGCTTTTAGGGAACACTGCAGGAAGTGACATCGTGAGGAAACTCTTTGAGATGCAACTAAGCATTGAGCAAGCTATTATTTGCCTCCTCTCAACTTACTGCTGAGCGAGTATTCTCTGATTGAAAGTTAATAACTTGCTTAACGATTTTGGGAGAAAGTCAGTGAGCAAGCGGCACCTCCCCCCCTTTTGATaatctgtcagacagacagtcggCTGCTACAAATTCGCACTGAAAACTGCCTCCTTGTCATAAGCCAACAGAATCACTTgagcattttttctttaaattcacaACATCTGGAGCCTAAACCTACACATACAGTGCAGCTGAAGCACACTTGAAACATGGCAGTGGAGACAGCTGTGCTGGTTTTGTTGCCAGCAAAGCCCCCCCTCTTTTGTCACAAGTTTTATGTTTGATGTTGCCATTCACAGATTGCTGCATTGTACCTTTTACTGGAATGTAAAGTGTTGTGATGATAGTTGAttatgtttttccatttttttattttgatatgtatatttattgtacatttgcTGTCTGATAGAACCGTCTGTGTGAGATGAGGACACTTTTCTGTtatgtaaaagtgtaaaagtcGCACAGATTGTGAGCATCTCTAAACACAAAATTCAGGAAGATACTTGTTTTGCTTGATCTGCATGAAATAGAGTGTGCTCTAGGTGTTCTTTGACTGTGATGCAAGCTGTCTAACTTAACTCAATGCACCAGATAAGCATAAGAATAGGGCAGATATGTGTTTGCCAGTGTCAGTGAACCAGGCTCTGTGTGATGCTGGAAACCTGGTAATGTTCAGTTACTTCCTGACGGCGTGCTCTTGTTGCACTTCATGAAGCGAAAAGAAAAGCCTCCTCATCTTTGCTCTCATTATTTTTGCCCTTTTGGTGAAGCCATCCTCTCTCTTACCCTTGAAAAGTACCAGCCAAGTCAATAAAGTTGGCCTCCTCTGGGTTTAGTGTTTATTTTCCTCAGTTTTAGTGCCATAGTGCTAGTGCTAATCATTCTATATATATTAATGATGTTTCACAGTAAGGTTTttataaacaataaatacatgGTAAGAATGAAGATGATTTTCTTGTGCCGCATTAAATTGAGATGCAGTCAGTGGGTGCACTTAGCGAGGCGGTCGAGAGATGGCGCTGTTTCCACGCTGTCTATTTGTTAGTGTGGTTTCTAGGATACGGCTTGAGCGGATGTTGATGCGTTAGATGCCTCTGAATTAAAGTGCCTGCACAGGTAGTTATGATCAAAGGTTTTGCGTAAAAATGTCGGACACGATCGCAGATCATGAACACCGCAATCCAAATGGGGTATTTTCCACTTTAATGGCCAACGGGGACTGGCTGTACCTTAAAGGAGAGTATATAAAGGCTATAGATAACTACTCATCGGTAAGTTAGTTAGCTAGTAATGGCTAACTTTACCTTTATGGCAACTTATACTAATAATAACTACAGAACGTTTTGCAATTGTAACACTTCATCAAAGGATGTCAGTGCAGTTTTAAAAGCATGTGGGACTGGCTTGATTTTTGTTTAGGCACTGACTTTAAAGCCTGATGACAAGACGTGCTTTGTCGGCCGATCCAAATGTTACCTCAAGCTGGGTCAGCCAGGAAGCGCTTTAAAAGATGCCGAGGCTTCACTCAAGGAAGACGAGACTTTTTTCGAGGTACCCAACAGATTACAGAAATGTCGGTGttaaataaatccaaataaacTCCTTCTTCTTTAAAGCCCTCTGAATGCCAACTCTCAGGTCAgcaacaaatgtaaatatgggGGACTTTGTTAACAGTAGTCCCATAAACGTTTAATTTGTGACTTTTTGCAGGGGTTGTACCAGAAGGCAGAGGCATTATACTTCATGGGAGAATTTGAATTTGCGCTGGTGTTTTACCACAGAGGACAAAAGCTCCGTCCACAAATACAGGAGTTCAGACTGGGGATCCAGAAAGCACAGGAGGCCATTGAGAACTGTGTTGGCAGTAAGTAATTCAGCACCATTTTGCgagttattttaaataaattgtaGTTACAGCAAATTAAAATCCTCCATTTGGCATCTTCTAGGTCCTTCATCTGTAAAGCTGGAGATTAAGGGAGACTTATCATTTCTCCAAAGAGATGAGGAGGTGGGTCTTTTATTGAACTGGAAAGCTTAGAGGTGGAGCTATTTTAAGAACAATGTTACACAAACAAGCATAAATCCTGTCcaggaaaaaacacagcagtgacagcaaaGGATTCCTTTCCTATTTAGTGGCATAGATGTTGCAGTTCTGTGTATGTAAAGGTCAACGCTGGCCTCCCTTCTGATGCACAAAACTATGTTTCTGAATGACTGACCGGTAAAGAGGGCGCAGCCGATCACTGCTATTCAGCGTCTGacaaaggagaaaagacagGGGACCCAGAAGACTCCCAGGAATGAGAAGACAACCAAACAGCTGCTGGGAGACTTTTACAGTGACAAGACATATTTGGAAAACCTGCTTAAAGATGAAGGTACTACGTTATTTAACTCAAATCATACGATGTTTTCTAAATTTTGCTTATTGTTTGTGTCCACACCTCACAATGCTTATGTTTCTCTGCATCTTTCTTTCACTGGCACATTTAGTTCACTTAAACGCACATCCAGTGATGTTTCTCGCCTTTTATAGACTAATATTTAACACTGTCGCACACTGACCTCCAGACTTGGTCAAAGGCAAGACAAAGTGTGGGGAACGATTGCAGGACGTCATTCAGAGCTGCCTCTCGTACCTCGACACATGCACCGAGTTCTGGAGCCAGGAGAAACCTATTTGTGCACTGGACAGGGAACGCAAGAAAAAATGTAGCAAGCCCCGTCTTAGCACACCCTCTGATCCTGCCCAGTTCCTGCTGAAGAGCCTGGATGACATTGATGCAGGTAAGAAAGGCTGGACTGGCTGAACTAGCTCgataattttcttttcagcctAAACAAAATGCTGACTGTACGTCTGTCATTTTAGAGTTAACATCTGGAAATGCAGAAGGTAGTCTCAAGAAGGCGGAAGAAGTCATGAAGATAGTGCAGGGGTGGTCAGAGAAAGAGGTGCCCAATAAGAACGAGGTTTTGGGCAGCCTGCACAGTTGTATTGGAAATGCCTTGATCGACCTAGGAGACTTGGACAAAGCATTAGACCATTATAACAAGGACCTGGAGTTGGCTAAACAGTGGTGAGAATTTAAAGAGATTATACAGTTAATCTGTTTTATGAATACAGAACAAATCTTCAGCAATCTCTCTTATCAACAGCAAACTCCCAGATGCAACATCCCGGGCTCTGGACAACATTGGGCGGGTTTATGCCCAAACTGGACAGTTCTTACGGGCCATCGAGTTGtaagtaaataatgaaatatgatATTACCATCCTTtgcaaaatgacaacaaaatgaatgaatattctTGCACAGTCACACCTTTCTTAATGGGCATTGTTTTACAGTAAGGTGTGATTATCGAAGGTTAGTTTTTACCGaacactgattattttatttcattttctctgtttgttcgTAACTCAGCTGGGAGAAGAAGATTCCCTTGGTCCGTGGTGGTCTGGAGAAGACATGGCTCTTTCATGAGATTGGTTGGTGTTACCTGGAGCTTAGTCGCCACAAGGAAGCCCGAGACTACGGCGTCCGTTCGcttgctgcagctgatgaaattgctgatgaaaaatggcagataaatgctaatgttttgGTGGCACAATCAGAATGTaatcatttatcttttttgtaTATTCTTTACTCAATTATTAGAAACCTtattgtgatgtgtgtgatgtagtGCTGTTGTCTTGGTACAAACTACAAACCTGATCTGTGATGATAATTTCCCTTTTGTGTCAACTCAGTGAAACTTGGAAACGTTGAATCCTGTGTCTCCCACTTTGAGAGAGCCTTGACCCACGCCAAACAGCAAGACAACGACGCTGCCATGAATGCCATCCAGAAGGTTAGCGCCAAGCTGTCACATGCTTCCCTTCACCTTCTTTTTTAGTTGCATTTAAAGATGCTTTTGACGCTGacttttatcattttgtttttaggcTCTTGACGAAGCAAAGCAACAACTCCCACAGTGAAGATGTCTTCAGTCAAGATTTCTGTTGCTTCGGAATACCAATTGAGCATAAAGGCCTATGGTAGTGAAGAGTCCTAAAATTAAAGttgacaaaacaaagagagatcAATAACAACAATCTCCCTCAAATGAGCAGTTGAGAGATTTGAGTTTTTAATGAACGCAAACATGCATCTTGATATGAACATCAGAAACAATTGTGTTTTGAGTTTATGGTCAAAAAACAGGCTTACTGTATATAGTCTGACATAGaattttggtatttttacatgttttagtTGAACATTTTTACAGTGCATGAAATTGTTTGTATTAATTTCATCTGCTCATAGGTCATGCACAAGGGGACATTTTGAGACGTGACTTCTCAAAGCTCAAAATACAAACAGTCCAGTGTGAAAGACAAATATAAACCAGGTCCCTT of the Scatophagus argus isolate fScaArg1 chromosome 16, fScaArg1.pri, whole genome shotgun sequence genome contains:
- the dnajc7 gene encoding dnaJ homolog subfamily C member 7; translated protein: MATENCDMDPDMELLSDEELEREAEGFKEQGNAFYIKKDYAEAFNYYTKAIDMCPKNASYYGNRAATLMMLCRYREALEDSQQAVRLDNSFMKGHLREGKCHLSLGNAMAASRCFQRVLELEPDNSQAQQELKNSESILEYERMAEIGFEKRDYRMVVFCMDRALEPASACHRFKILKAECLALLGRYPEAQSVANDILRMDPTNADALYVRGLCLYYEDCIDKAVQFFVQALRMAPDHEKARLACRNAKALKAKKEEGNKAFKEGNYEAAFELYSEALTIDPNNIKTNAKLYCNRATVGSKLKKLEQAVEDCTKAIKLDETYIKAYLRRAQCYMDTEQYEEAVRDYEKVYQTEKTKEHKHLLKNAQLELKKSKRKDYYKVLGVDKNATEDEIKKAYRKRALLHHPDRHSGASPEVQKEEEKKFKEVGEAFSVLSDAKKKLRYDSGQDLEDDGMNMGDFDANNIFKAFFGGPGGFSFEASGPGNFFFQFG
- the odad4 gene encoding outer dynein arm-docking complex subunit 4, with translation MSDTIADHEHRNPNGVFSTLMANGDWLYLKGEYIKAIDNYSSALTLKPDDKTCFVGRSKCYLKLGQPGSALKDAEASLKEDETFFEGLYQKAEALYFMGEFEFALVFYHRGQKLRPQIQEFRLGIQKAQEAIENCVGSPSSVKLEIKGDLSFLQRDEERAQPITAIQRLTKEKRQGTQKTPRNEKTTKQLLGDFYSDKTYLENLLKDEDLVKGKTKCGERLQDVIQSCLSYLDTCTEFWSQEKPICALDRERKKKCSKPRLSTPSDPAQFLLKSLDDIDAELTSGNAEGSLKKAEEVMKIVQGWSEKEVPNKNEVLGSLHSCIGNALIDLGDLDKALDHYNKDLELAKQCKLPDATSRALDNIGRVYAQTGQFLRAIEFWEKKIPLVRGGLEKTWLFHEIGWCYLELSRHKEARDYGVRSLAAADEIADEKWQINANVLVAQSELKLGNVESCVSHFERALTHAKQQDNDAAMNAIQKVSAKLSHASLHLLF